One region of Haloprofundus salilacus genomic DNA includes:
- a CDS encoding twin-arginine translocation signal domain-containing protein has translation MSDDSMNDSRRRFLKASGAGAVALTLAGCSDGGNAGNDGDGNGTEDTEDTPQQNTTDPNEITRGGTFTVGMDQQPKGINPLSTSSAYSWSILDFVYCWGTTIDPRLRLLLGYDDRPRQLRGSAERLH, from the coding sequence ATGTCTGACGATTCGATGAACGATAGCCGCCGGCGGTTCCTGAAAGCCTCCGGTGCAGGCGCCGTTGCCCTCACACTCGCCGGGTGCAGCGACGGCGGAAACGCCGGGAACGACGGGGACGGAAACGGGACCGAGGATACCGAGGATACGCCCCAGCAGAATACGACAGATCCGAACGAGATCACCCGCGGCGGGACGTTCACCGTCGGGATGGACCAGCAGCCGAAAGGGATCAACCCGCTTTCGACCTCTTCCGCGTACTCGTGGAGTATCCTCGACTTCGTCTACTGCTGGGGTACGACGATCGACCCTCGACTTCGTCTACTGCTGGGGTACGACGATCGACCCCGTCAACTTCGAGGTTCAGCCGAGCGCCTACACTGA
- a CDS encoding ABC transporter ATP-binding protein, with the protein MTLLEVNDLSIRYAVEDADVHAVDGASFTVDAGETYGLVGESGCGKTTLAKSLLHLLDSNGYIESGEVWFDGTLPQWEDGNGNPRREIIDDERYPVRADGMTDLAQLNDSQIRDIRWREVALIPQSAMNALNPVYKVGDQIVEAILRHEPRTTKAEADERARDLLERVGIDPERADDYAHEFSGGMKQRAVIAMAMACNPSLLIADEPTTALDVIIQDRILEELEMIQEEFGVSILVISHDISVMAEICDRMAVMYGGKIMERGTRDDIFRETANPYTLGLKNSFPTITQKQQQLVSIPGSPPHLRDPDPGCRFRKRCPFAVDDCERSHPPMYDVAAVEETGRLQEAMDDRRHGSACYRSDELDEIRTKAIKEETWKETATQSR; encoded by the coding sequence ATGACGCTACTGGAAGTAAACGACCTCTCGATACGATACGCAGTCGAAGACGCCGACGTCCACGCCGTCGACGGTGCGAGCTTCACCGTCGACGCGGGCGAAACGTACGGACTCGTCGGCGAGTCCGGGTGTGGGAAGACGACGCTTGCGAAGAGCCTCCTCCACCTCCTGGACTCGAACGGCTACATCGAAAGCGGCGAAGTGTGGTTCGACGGAACGCTCCCGCAGTGGGAAGACGGGAACGGAAATCCGAGACGCGAGATAATCGACGACGAGCGCTACCCGGTCCGCGCCGACGGGATGACCGACCTCGCGCAGTTGAACGACTCCCAGATTCGGGACATCCGCTGGCGCGAGGTGGCGCTCATCCCCCAGAGCGCGATGAACGCGCTCAACCCCGTCTACAAGGTGGGCGACCAGATCGTCGAGGCCATCCTTCGCCACGAACCGCGAACGACCAAAGCTGAGGCCGACGAGCGCGCCCGCGACCTGCTCGAACGCGTCGGCATCGACCCCGAGCGTGCCGACGACTACGCCCACGAGTTCTCCGGCGGGATGAAACAGCGCGCGGTCATCGCCATGGCGATGGCGTGCAACCCGAGTCTGCTCATCGCCGACGAGCCGACGACGGCGCTCGACGTCATCATCCAGGACCGAATCCTGGAGGAACTGGAGATGATTCAGGAGGAGTTCGGCGTCTCCATCCTCGTCATCAGCCACGACATCAGCGTCATGGCCGAGATCTGCGACCGGATGGCCGTCATGTACGGCGGGAAGATCATGGAGCGCGGCACGCGCGACGACATCTTCAGAGAGACGGCGAACCCCTACACGCTCGGGCTGAAGAACTCCTTTCCGACCATCACGCAGAAACAGCAGCAGCTCGTCTCCATCCCCGGATCGCCGCCGCACCTGCGCGACCCCGACCCCGGCTGTCGGTTCCGCAAGCGATGTCCGTTCGCCGTCGACGACTGCGAGCGGAGCCACCCGCCGATGTACGACGTCGCGGCCGTCGAGGAGACCGGACGGCTGCAGGAGGCGATGGACGATCGCCGCCACGGCTCCGCCTGCTACCGGAGCGACGAACTGGACGAGATACGAACGAAGGCGATAAAGGAGGAAACATGGAAAGAGACCGCAACGCAGAGTCGCTAG
- a CDS encoding ABC transporter permease — MATEGESTTGLESYRKQWAPRIERIRRGWDRFTEHRMGVIGLVILTMFSLWAVVPSWFAPHTPDWVAYIGYENARLTGEQVRSLPHPPAFGDPFFAPLGTDSYGRDIATLLVYSASTAMYIGLAAGLLSSLVGVPLGLISGFYGDTWIDETIQRFVDVMYGLPFLPLLIVLVAIRGQTTTNIIIGIAVTSWLNNCIVIRGETLSLRTRAYVESARVAGASDLRIVFRHIMPHVLPLSFVYLAQDAAAAILTQAALAYLGLADFASLSWGIMLESIKSQGYIFTAWWWLIPPGLAIMLLATAFYFIGFSMEDVTNPQR, encoded by the coding sequence ATGGCAACCGAAGGAGAATCCACGACCGGACTCGAATCGTACCGAAAGCAGTGGGCGCCCCGCATCGAGCGCATCCGCCGCGGCTGGGACCGGTTCACCGAACACCGGATGGGCGTCATCGGACTCGTCATCCTGACGATGTTCTCGCTGTGGGCCGTCGTTCCCAGTTGGTTCGCGCCGCACACGCCCGACTGGGTTGCATACATCGGCTACGAGAACGCCCGACTGACCGGCGAACAGGTCCGATCGCTGCCGCACCCCCCCGCGTTCGGCGATCCGTTCTTCGCACCCCTCGGAACCGACTCCTACGGCCGCGATATCGCGACACTGCTGGTGTACTCGGCGTCGACGGCAATGTACATCGGTCTCGCAGCCGGGTTGCTCTCTAGTCTCGTCGGCGTCCCGCTCGGCCTCATCAGCGGGTTCTACGGCGACACGTGGATAGACGAGACCATCCAGCGTTTCGTCGACGTGATGTACGGCCTGCCGTTCCTGCCGCTTCTCATCGTCCTCGTGGCGATTCGCGGGCAGACGACGACGAACATCATCATCGGCATCGCCGTCACCTCGTGGCTCAACAACTGCATCGTCATCCGCGGCGAGACGCTCTCGCTGCGGACGCGGGCGTACGTCGAGTCGGCAAGAGTCGCCGGGGCGAGCGACCTCCGCATCGTCTTCCGGCACATCATGCCGCACGTGCTCCCGCTGTCGTTCGTCTACCTCGCACAGGACGCCGCGGCGGCCATCCTGACGCAAGCGGCGCTGGCGTATCTCGGACTGGCGGACTTCGCATCGCTCTCGTGGGGTATTATGCTTGAGAGCATCAAGTCGCAGGGGTACATCTTCACCGCGTGGTGGTGGCTGATTCCGCCCGGACTGGCCATCATGCTGCTCGCAACGGCGTTCTACTTCATCGGCTTCTCGATGGAGGACGTGACCAACCCGCAGAGATAA
- a CDS encoding transcriptional regulator codes for MDETETTRQRIADVLRAEPSTASGLSATVDAPRSVVYDHLRHVAQSLDGTDEQFLVAPPECRNCGFSNYDDPVNYPSRCPDCRSESIEEAVFKIE; via the coding sequence ATGGACGAGACGGAGACGACGCGTCAGCGAATCGCCGACGTGCTCAGAGCGGAACCGTCGACCGCGAGCGGTCTCTCGGCGACGGTCGACGCTCCCCGATCGGTCGTCTACGACCACCTTCGACACGTCGCGCAGTCGCTCGACGGCACGGACGAGCAGTTCCTCGTCGCGCCGCCGGAGTGCCGCAACTGCGGCTTCTCGAACTACGACGACCCGGTGAACTACCCCTCGCGGTGTCCCGACTGTCGCAGCGAGAGCATCGAGGAAGCCGTCTTCAAAATCGAGTGA
- a CDS encoding type 1 glutamine amidotransferase domain-containing protein yields MVSALFIVSEEGYWAEECTEPLTTLSDAGVDVTVATPSGSPPVVDERSVDPETVGEETAERAREIHENDERLNDPEPIAAVSASEYDVVVFPGGHGTEWDINQDRHARRLLRDAVAGDDGKALVVCHAVGILGFTHTEEGKYVVNERDVTGFPNEWEEEIVDEHDRMPDGRKLPYWVEDEVKAAGANWDAELDADTSVTVDGDLITARGPESSHTAATTLLDELGVEAKSA; encoded by the coding sequence ATGGTATCCGCACTGTTCATCGTCAGCGAGGAGGGGTACTGGGCCGAGGAGTGTACCGAACCGCTCACCACGCTCTCGGACGCGGGCGTCGACGTCACCGTCGCCACGCCGAGCGGGTCGCCGCCGGTGGTCGACGAGCGCTCCGTCGACCCGGAGACGGTCGGCGAGGAGACGGCCGAACGCGCCCGAGAGATTCACGAGAACGACGAGCGACTCAACGACCCCGAACCCATCGCGGCCGTGTCGGCGTCGGAGTACGACGTCGTCGTCTTCCCCGGCGGTCACGGCACCGAGTGGGACATCAACCAGGACCGTCACGCGCGACGGCTCCTGCGCGACGCCGTCGCGGGCGACGACGGAAAGGCGCTCGTCGTCTGTCACGCCGTCGGTATCCTCGGCTTCACGCACACCGAGGAGGGGAAGTACGTCGTCAACGAGCGCGACGTGACCGGCTTCCCCAACGAGTGGGAAGAGGAGATCGTCGACGAGCACGACCGGATGCCCGACGGTCGGAAGCTTCCCTACTGGGTCGAAGACGAGGTGAAGGCGGCAGGCGCGAACTGGGACGCCGAACTCGACGCCGACACGAGTGTCACCGTCGACGGCGACCTCATCACCGCCCGCGGTCCTGAGTCCTCGCACACGGCGGCGACGACGCTGCTCGACGAGTTGGGTGTCGAAGCGAAGAGCGCCTAA
- a CDS encoding ABC transporter substrate-binding protein encodes MDPVNFEVQPSAYTEWTVENTGGEEPKPDVYFNVREGLTFSDGEELTVEDVIFTYNYLMEKKPGRYVSTVDPIESVEEADNDWDVHMKLTQAIGTYDSTQLQVPLLPKHIWEEVDDYQAYQPEENGGPIGAGPGEVTTYSPDTAIEVTFRDEAPLENLQWKKDHENLLAGGPFIDSVRFKIYGSQSALTQAFFNGDVDTVYEQIDTAKVQQVEDADGKSIVTGYDTGYGHYSFNLRRTPLDDLAFRQVLGFAYDDIYWTQELNRGYEQEGDFVMPPGYSAVRPDAGGDGELLTGPATQAFTFRGVDATSSEVDVEGIRQFLTDGQVITGESGTFIGIDYPGSLTDVSAGQSEAKHDYSFGDVQSSVLQDADVDQEIRVNGETITDINDGPLQMLVYPAKDSPKTAQMVERYVGNLRSIGIPIERKVMTFNTMLNSVYADEDFDIFPMSWSSLSPFGASSLYSLFHGANADDHSDENTDTLLNNPMGYGLFDDATANDLITQCRTEMDTETRNDLAKQAVEQIYLDFPTMVLSYAKVQWPVNSADWTGFVGNIPGPGDGYLGTNIMQIHQTDN; translated from the coding sequence ATCGACCCCGTCAACTTCGAGGTTCAGCCGAGCGCCTACACTGAGTGGACCGTCGAGAACACCGGTGGTGAGGAGCCGAAACCCGACGTCTACTTCAACGTCCGCGAGGGGCTCACCTTCAGCGACGGCGAGGAGCTGACCGTCGAGGACGTCATCTTCACCTACAACTACCTGATGGAGAAGAAGCCGGGGCGCTACGTCTCGACGGTCGACCCCATCGAGTCGGTCGAGGAGGCCGACAACGACTGGGACGTCCACATGAAGCTCACGCAGGCCATCGGCACCTACGACTCCACGCAGTTGCAGGTTCCGCTGCTGCCGAAGCACATCTGGGAGGAGGTCGACGACTACCAGGCCTACCAGCCCGAAGAGAACGGCGGTCCCATCGGCGCGGGGCCGGGCGAAGTCACGACGTACAGCCCGGACACCGCGATCGAGGTGACGTTCCGCGACGAGGCACCGCTGGAGAACCTCCAGTGGAAAAAGGACCACGAGAATCTGCTGGCCGGCGGCCCGTTCATCGACTCCGTCCGGTTCAAAATCTACGGCAGCCAGTCGGCGCTCACGCAGGCGTTCTTCAACGGCGACGTCGACACGGTGTACGAGCAGATTGACACCGCGAAGGTCCAGCAGGTTGAGGACGCCGACGGGAAATCCATCGTCACCGGCTACGACACCGGCTACGGTCACTACTCGTTCAACCTCCGTCGGACGCCGCTCGACGACCTCGCGTTCCGGCAGGTGCTCGGCTTCGCGTACGACGACATCTACTGGACGCAGGAGCTCAACCGCGGCTACGAACAGGAGGGCGACTTCGTGATGCCGCCCGGTTACTCGGCGGTACGCCCTGACGCTGGTGGCGACGGCGAACTCCTCACCGGCCCGGCGACGCAGGCGTTCACCTTCCGCGGCGTCGACGCGACCAGTTCCGAAGTCGACGTCGAGGGCATCCGTCAGTTCCTCACCGACGGCCAGGTCATCACCGGCGAGAGTGGTACGTTCATCGGCATCGACTACCCCGGCAGCCTCACCGACGTGAGCGCGGGGCAGAGCGAGGCGAAACACGACTACAGCTTCGGCGACGTTCAGTCGAGCGTGCTGCAGGACGCCGACGTCGACCAGGAGATTCGCGTCAACGGCGAGACCATCACCGACATCAACGACGGACCGCTCCAGATGCTCGTCTACCCGGCGAAGGACTCGCCGAAGACGGCCCAGATGGTCGAGCGCTACGTCGGCAACCTCCGCTCGATCGGCATCCCCATCGAGCGGAAGGTGATGACGTTCAACACGATGCTCAACAGCGTCTACGCCGACGAGGACTTCGACATCTTCCCGATGTCGTGGAGCAGCCTCTCGCCGTTCGGCGCGAGTTCGCTCTACAGCCTTTTCCACGGCGCCAACGCCGACGACCACAGCGACGAGAACACGGACACGCTGCTCAACAACCCGATGGGCTACGGCCTCTTCGACGACGCGACAGCCAACGACCTCATCACGCAGTGCCGCACCGAGATGGACACCGAGACCCGAAACGACCTCGCCAAGCAGGCGGTCGAGCAGATCTACCTCGACTTCCCGACAATGGTCCTCTCCTACGCGAAGGTGCAGTGGCCCGTCAACTCCGCCGACTGGACCGGCTTCGTCGGCAACATCCCGGGCCCCGGCGACGGCTACCTCGGGACGAACATCATGCAGATCCACCAGACGGACAACTAA
- a CDS encoding ABC transporter permease has protein sequence MTRISGKYLAKRLVVSYLTLLLIMTLLFALIRSAPGTFIDSMISPEMTREQVERIQEVWGLNEPLWKQYLNFMINYQTGNFGRSPTWNVPVWDLILRRMPRTLILFGASYIVAYLVGPLVGMYLGWWRGTQKDKAIFSTSLMVYSMPAFWLAWLFIWFFDYEMELLPSAYMLTQFPEFEWNAFTVMADVLVHITLPLVSLSCIGWVGAMLIMRPSMNNVVDEGYVFLARAKGLDERTVMIKHAARNALIPVATGAIVGLAFLIDGAVITEAVFTWPGMGQVLVEAVLNNDYPVTQAAFFMLAVLVVVMRLITDIAYTYLDPRIKFGEEN, from the coding sequence ATGACCAGAATCAGTGGAAAGTACCTCGCAAAGCGGCTCGTGGTCTCCTACCTGACCCTCCTGCTCATCATGACCCTGCTGTTCGCGCTCATCCGCAGCGCTCCCGGGACGTTCATCGACAGCATGATCTCCCCGGAGATGACCAGAGAGCAGGTCGAGCGTATCCAGGAGGTCTGGGGACTCAACGAACCGCTGTGGAAACAGTATCTCAACTTCATGATCAACTACCAGACGGGTAACTTCGGCCGGTCGCCGACGTGGAACGTGCCCGTCTGGGACCTCATCCTCCGGCGGATGCCACGGACGCTCATCCTCTTCGGTGCGAGCTACATCGTCGCGTATCTCGTCGGGCCGCTCGTCGGGATGTATCTCGGCTGGTGGCGCGGCACCCAGAAGGACAAGGCTATCTTCAGCACCTCGCTGATGGTCTACTCAATGCCCGCGTTCTGGCTGGCGTGGCTATTTATCTGGTTCTTCGACTACGAGATGGAACTGCTCCCGAGCGCCTACATGCTGACGCAGTTCCCCGAATTCGAGTGGAACGCGTTCACCGTGATGGCCGACGTGCTCGTCCACATCACGCTCCCGCTCGTCAGCCTCTCGTGTATCGGCTGGGTCGGTGCGATGCTCATCATGCGCCCGTCGATGAACAACGTCGTCGACGAGGGCTACGTCTTCTTGGCCCGCGCGAAAGGACTCGACGAACGAACGGTGATGATCAAACACGCGGCGCGGAACGCGCTCATTCCCGTCGCGACCGGCGCAATCGTCGGACTGGCCTTCCTCATCGACGGCGCGGTCATCACGGAAGCCGTCTTCACGTGGCCGGGAATGGGACAAGTGCTCGTCGAGGCGGTGCTGAACAACGACTACCCGGTGACGCAGGCGGCGTTCTTCATGCTCGCCGTCCTCGTCGTCGTCATGCGTCTCATCACCGACATCGCGTACACGTACCTCGACCCGCGAATCAAGTTCGGGGAGGAGAACTAG
- a CDS encoding ABC transporter ATP-binding protein → MERDRNAESLVEIENVHKWFDMSRGIVDTILGREPQPVRAVEGVNLSIEKGDILGIAGESGCGKTTLGKLLVKLYEPTEGEIHFDGTDISNMTREEEREFRQRVQMIFQDPFESLNPRMTVFDAIAEPLQINGMADSYDDRRERVKTVLNDVGLGPAEVYLDAFPDELSGGERQRVAIARALVVDPDFVVADEPVSMLDVSIRAGVLNLMKELQDKYDLTYVFISHDLSLIRYMCDRTAIMYLGNVIEHGPTDDLIEDPKHPYTEALFDAVPDVEIAEERRRANATGEVPSPRNPPSGCRYHPRCAHIIPPDDWQGSQDAFRRAFQYKIRLRRDDFEHEEFDADDDAVERMLSQGLALDVPEEYRHPSEVRSTGIGVDVAEINLPRETESSLRAATRAYLGGDREGALAELEALTTVCEREVPLPRPLDEQQVACHLYEGGSDAERTPASPHAE, encoded by the coding sequence ATGGAAAGAGACCGCAACGCAGAGTCGCTAGTCGAAATCGAGAACGTCCACAAGTGGTTCGACATGAGCCGGGGAATCGTCGACACGATTCTCGGCCGCGAACCGCAACCGGTCCGCGCCGTCGAGGGTGTGAATCTCTCCATCGAGAAGGGCGACATCCTCGGCATCGCCGGCGAGTCCGGTTGCGGGAAGACGACGCTCGGAAAACTGCTCGTCAAGCTCTACGAACCGACCGAGGGCGAGATTCATTTCGACGGCACCGACATCTCGAACATGACGCGCGAGGAGGAGCGTGAGTTCCGACAGCGCGTCCAGATGATCTTTCAGGACCCCTTCGAGAGTCTCAACCCCCGGATGACAGTGTTCGACGCCATCGCGGAGCCGTTGCAGATAAACGGGATGGCCGACTCCTACGACGACCGACGCGAGCGCGTCAAGACGGTGCTCAACGACGTGGGTCTCGGTCCAGCCGAAGTGTATCTCGACGCGTTCCCGGACGAACTCTCCGGCGGCGAGCGCCAGCGCGTCGCCATCGCGCGAGCACTCGTTGTCGACCCCGACTTCGTCGTCGCCGACGAACCGGTGTCGATGCTCGACGTCTCCATCCGCGCCGGCGTGTTGAACCTAATGAAGGAACTGCAGGACAAGTACGACCTGACGTACGTGTTCATCAGCCACGACCTCTCGCTCATCCGCTACATGTGCGACCGGACGGCCATCATGTACCTCGGAAACGTCATCGAACACGGGCCGACCGACGACCTCATCGAGGACCCGAAACACCCATACACAGAGGCGCTGTTCGACGCCGTTCCCGACGTGGAGATCGCCGAGGAGCGACGCCGTGCCAACGCTACCGGTGAGGTGCCGAGTCCGCGCAATCCGCCGTCGGGCTGTCGGTACCACCCGCGCTGTGCGCACATCATCCCGCCGGACGACTGGCAGGGGAGTCAGGACGCCTTCCGGCGTGCCTTCCAATACAAGATACGCCTGCGCAGGGACGACTTCGAGCACGAGGAGTTCGACGCCGACGACGACGCCGTCGAACGGATGCTCAGTCAGGGACTCGCCCTCGACGTTCCCGAAGAGTACCGTCACCCCTCCGAGGTGCGTTCCACCGGTATCGGCGTCGACGTGGCGGAGATCAACCTCCCGCGAGAGACGGAGTCGTCGCTCCGGGCAGCGACGCGGGCGTATCTCGGCGGCGATCGCGAGGGTGCGCTCGCGGAGTTGGAGGCGCTCACCACCGTCTGCGAGCGCGAGGTTCCGCTCCCGCGGCCGCTCGACGAGCAACAGGTCGCCTGTCACCTCTACGAGGGAGGCAGCGACGCCGAGCGGACGCCCGCGTCGCCGCACGCGGAGTGA